CTCCAGAAACCGTTCAACGACCAGGAATTGCTGGATTCCATCCAGGCAGGCCTGGACCGCTACGCCGCGGTATGGGATAAACAGGACGAAGAGGCGGCCCTCCGGGCCAATCTGGCGAGCCTCACGCCGCGGGAATGGGAGGTGCTGGAACACCTCGGCCTGGGCAAACCCAACAAGCTGATTGCCTATGAGATGGATCTCTCGGTCAGAACCGTGGAGGGCTATCGCGCGAAGATCATGAGCAAGCTCGGCGCCCGTACCATTGGTGAACTCATGCAGATCGTACTCGACGCCGGGCTCGATAACCGGGATAAGCACTGAAGAGAGCCCGACGGGTTCTTGGCCTTCCGGGGGCGGTAAGACGATTACCACTATCACCGAGCCCACGATAGGCCCGCAACCCATACGATTGAACGCCCCCGCCTACCGGGACCCTAACGTCGCGCCTGGCGTCGCGGCCATCAGACCCTACTGTAGATCACGCTGCCCCGATAAGTAGTTTTACGGCTG
Above is a window of Gammaproteobacteria bacterium DNA encoding:
- a CDS encoding response regulator transcription factor; the encoded protein is MPRKPNGGRTTVHVVDDNAAVRDAICWLVEQVGLMGRPYPSGQEFLAQCDENCRGCLVLDIRMPGMSGLELQDRLQGLGVHMPVIIITGHGDVPITVRAMKAGAFEFLQKPFNDQELLDSIQAGLDRYAAVWDKQDEEAALRANLASLTPREWEVLEHLGLGKPNKLIAYEMDLSVRTVEGYRAKIMSKLGARTIGELMQIVLDAGLDNRDKH